The Virgibacillus phasianinus genome includes a window with the following:
- a CDS encoding peptide-methionine (S)-S-oxide reductase, producing MEVVYLAGGCLWGVQAFIKTLPGVKFTEAGRANGTSHTLEGDYDGYAECVKTGFDPTEVTISELMGYLFEIIDPYSLNKQGQDVGEKYRTGIYSEKPEHLTEARAFLSKRNDYDLIVVEVLPLTNYVRSAAEHQDRLTRYPNDYCHIPEEIVSKYKV from the coding sequence ATGGAAGTAGTATATCTTGCAGGTGGATGTCTCTGGGGAGTACAAGCCTTTATAAAAACTTTACCTGGGGTTAAATTTACAGAAGCCGGAAGAGCTAACGGTACAAGTCATACACTTGAGGGTGATTATGATGGGTATGCCGAATGTGTAAAAACAGGATTTGATCCGACGGAGGTAACAATCAGTGAATTAATGGGATATTTATTTGAAATCATTGATCCATACAGTTTGAATAAACAAGGACAGGATGTTGGCGAGAAATACAGAACAGGAATATATAGTGAAAAGCCGGAACACTTAACGGAGGCGAGGGCGTTTCTTAGTAAGAGAAATGATTATGACCTGATAGTTGTTGAAGTATTACCCCTTACAAACTATGTGAGAAGTGCAGCGGAACATCAAGACAGGTTAACTAGATATCCAAATGATTACTGTCATATTCCAGAAGAAATAGTAAGCAAATATAAAGTCTAA
- a CDS encoding tubby C-terminal domain-like protein, translating to MEFFAVLPFRKYLDKPITINDSAGVQIGFIQRKYKSSWDKFINYLPLSFLETRNINGEDGEYDVKIREMSFKSNLIKLKWNVHLKDFNKKSTFLLEDKTKISTNPRMLYYKNNKEYIFKKDIFNRTCEIYLNDDYNTCAEIKIDKITPPSLGIKVKTNDLSAVELLGIYYIMNLIY from the coding sequence ATGGAATTTTTTGCAGTTTTACCATTTCGAAAGTATTTAGATAAACCAATAACAATTAATGATTCAGCTGGTGTGCAAATTGGTTTTATTCAGCGAAAGTATAAAAGCTCTTGGGATAAGTTTATAAATTATTTACCATTGTCCTTTTTGGAAACTAGAAATATTAATGGTGAAGATGGCGAGTACGATGTGAAAATAAGAGAGATGTCCTTTAAATCGAACTTGATTAAATTAAAATGGAATGTACATTTAAAAGACTTTAATAAAAAGAGCACTTTTTTATTGGAAGACAAAACGAAAATCAGTACAAATCCCCGCATGCTATATTATAAAAATAATAAAGAATATATTTTTAAAAAAGATATATTTAATCGTACTTGTGAAATTTACTTAAATGATGATTATAATACTTGTGCAGAAATTAAGATAGATAAAATAACCCCACCATCATTGGGTATTAAAGTTAAAACTAATGATTTGTCAGCTGTTGAGTTACTAGGAATATACTACATAATGAATCTGATTTATTAG
- a CDS encoding immunoglobulin-like domain-containing protein encodes MSKSVINKIKGDTMDKFAKISLSSVIILLLACSCGLNDEQEKRLIKESEYGTLSNKVHEQNIYVKLYLPQAKFSASVDTIPFKVKNLGTTTETIGMEYRVEKYIKGHWYVVPFKPNVGFIMIAQLLKTGEIYKGQVSMDMLDYRLIEGRYRIVKKIGSIILGAEFQIID; translated from the coding sequence TTGAGTAAGTCGGTTATTAACAAAATCAAGGGGGATACGATGGATAAATTTGCGAAAATCAGTTTGTCTTCTGTCATAATTCTCCTTTTGGCATGCAGTTGTGGATTGAATGATGAACAAGAAAAGAGGTTAATAAAGGAATCGGAATATGGAACATTGTCAAATAAAGTTCATGAACAAAACATCTATGTCAAGTTGTATCTGCCCCAAGCAAAGTTTTCTGCTTCAGTTGACACAATCCCCTTTAAAGTTAAAAATCTTGGAACCACGACCGAAACAATTGGAATGGAATACCGTGTTGAAAAATATATAAAAGGCCATTGGTATGTGGTCCCTTTTAAACCGAATGTCGGATTTATTATGATTGCCCAATTATTGAAAACAGGGGAGATATACAAAGGTCAAGTTTCAATGGATATGTTGGATTATCGTTTGATTGAAGGAAGATATCGTATTGTCAAAAAAATTGGCTCAATAATACTGGGGGCTGAGTTTCAAATTATCGATTGA
- a CDS encoding DUF1648 domain-containing protein, translated as MTNSWERPKLKVPKTKSEWILDIMGYSIYLGSIIFLTIIWGMLPEEVPGHYNALGEVDRWGSKWELLILPGVGVFILLLMQTLERFPEVHNYPERFNKSNAKQFYLNSRKLLNRLKNICLVIFALILFESVSIALGWSDGFGVLFLPIAIIVLGIPIVIVVRGNKKIK; from the coding sequence ATGACAAATTCATGGGAACGACCTAAGCTGAAAGTGCCAAAGACAAAAAGTGAATGGATTTTGGATATTATGGGTTATTCGATTTATTTAGGCTCAATCATTTTTTTGACCATTATTTGGGGAATGCTACCGGAAGAAGTTCCAGGACACTATAACGCCCTTGGCGAAGTAGACCGATGGGGTTCAAAGTGGGAACTCTTAATTTTACCCGGCGTCGGGGTGTTCATACTCCTTTTAATGCAAACTCTTGAAAGGTTTCCTGAGGTTCACAATTATCCCGAACGATTTAATAAATCCAACGCGAAACAGTTTTACTTAAATAGTCGAAAACTTCTTAATCGATTAAAAAACATCTGTCTAGTCATATTTGCCTTAATTCTGTTTGAATCAGTTTCGATAGCCTTAGGATGGAGTGATGGTTTTGGAGTATTGTTTTTACCGATAGCAATTATCGTCTTGGGTATTCCAATTGTGATAGTAGTAAGGGGGAATAAGAAGATAAAATGA
- a CDS encoding 2-acyl-glycerophospho-ethanolamine acyltransferase encodes MGRKNLKIFTKISFFIALAVILFIIPYIYISIRLDESVESIIRVFALLAFLASLFGIPLSIISMFSKENLAKRIFALIINLLPGSLVAYGLILEFIREFSENPP; translated from the coding sequence TTGGGAAGGAAAAATCTAAAGATATTCACGAAAATCTCGTTCTTTATAGCACTGGCAGTAATTCTTTTTATAATACCATACATATACATATCAATAAGATTGGATGAGAGCGTGGAATCTATCATACGAGTCTTTGCATTACTTGCATTTCTTGCTTCCCTGTTTGGCATTCCTTTAAGCATTATTTCGATGTTCAGTAAAGAAAATTTAGCTAAAAGGATTTTTGCTTTAATTATAAATTTATTGCCAGGCAGTCTCGTTGCTTATGGTCTAATTTTGGAATTTATTAGAGAATTTTCAGAAAATCCACCTTAA
- a CDS encoding DUF3953 domain-containing protein, translated as MAIMFLLFGVENVKKDNKKVGYFNIVTGIIVISGLIIKLF; from the coding sequence GTGGCTATTATGTTTCTGTTATTTGGGGTCGAAAATGTAAAAAAAGATAATAAGAAAGTTGGCTATTTTAACATAGTTACTGGAATAATAGTTATTTCTGGACTGATAATCAAGCTATTTTAA
- a CDS encoding NUDIX hydrolase — MAETSGCFTIVINKEGQILLAKRKDYPLWDLPGGTLEKGEPLENCAIRETEEETGYIISVKRKIGEYYQPQYDDMQHLFLGELEGGSPIENGPETEKVKWISLHKLPLLMIPNRKKQIKNHLKHKDIIVKDSITVSYFRILLYKGLFRVLSKIS, encoded by the coding sequence ATGGCTGAAACATCAGGCTGCTTTACTATTGTTATAAATAAAGAAGGTCAAATTTTGTTAGCCAAGCGAAAAGATTATCCCTTATGGGATTTACCGGGTGGAACCCTGGAAAAAGGAGAACCATTAGAGAATTGTGCAATAAGAGAAACGGAAGAGGAAACAGGATATATTATCTCAGTTAAGCGAAAAATAGGAGAATACTATCAACCTCAATATGATGATATGCAGCATTTATTCTTAGGGGAACTAGAAGGTGGTTCACCAATTGAAAATGGTCCTGAAACAGAAAAGGTGAAGTGGATTAGTCTTCATAAATTACCTTTGCTTATGATTCCAAATAGAAAAAAACAAATTAAAAACCACCTAAAACATAAAGATATAATTGTAAAGGACTCAATAACAGTATCGTATTTTAGAATCCTTTTATACAAAGGGCTTTTCAGAGTATTAAGCAAAATATCATAG
- a CDS encoding S66 family peptidase: MLTKPKKLHRGDKVATISPSWGGAGEPNLKWRYEQGIKRLENVFGLEVVSMPNSLKGEEYLDANPQLRAEDLMTAFKDKSVKGIIANIGGDDSIRLLPYIDFKVIGENPKIFMGYSDITISHLFCHKAGVSSFYGPAILTDFAENVEMDRYTVDMVRRTLFSNEIIGEVNPAEEWTSERLEWDEVNKNQRRTTQPNSGYELLQGSDVVQGRLIGGCIDVLEFAKGTQIWPETKYWEDSILFFETSEDKPEPDLIKYWLRNYAAQGILQMTNGIIFGKPQDEKYYKAYKEAILQVMKESNLEDLPILYNMNFGHTEPKFILPYGVKAEINCCNRTFSILESGVE; encoded by the coding sequence TTGTTAACAAAACCAAAAAAATTACATCGTGGAGATAAAGTGGCTACTATAAGTCCTTCTTGGGGAGGGGCCGGTGAACCGAATCTTAAATGGCGCTACGAGCAGGGTATAAAAAGGTTAGAAAATGTTTTTGGTCTAGAGGTTGTTTCGATGCCTAATAGTTTAAAGGGGGAAGAATATCTTGATGCAAATCCACAGTTACGAGCAGAGGATTTAATGACGGCATTTAAAGATAAGAGTGTTAAGGGAATCATTGCAAATATTGGTGGTGATGATAGCATCCGATTACTTCCATACATTGATTTTAAAGTTATAGGGGAAAATCCTAAAATATTTATGGGATATTCCGATATAACGATTTCTCACTTGTTTTGTCATAAAGCGGGGGTTTCTTCTTTTTATGGGCCAGCCATTTTAACTGATTTTGCCGAAAACGTTGAGATGGATCGATATACAGTTGATATGGTTCGACGTACTCTCTTTTCGAATGAAATTATTGGTGAAGTTAATCCGGCTGAAGAATGGACTAGCGAACGTTTGGAATGGGATGAGGTCAATAAGAACCAGCGACGTACCACGCAGCCAAATTCAGGATATGAACTGCTTCAAGGTTCGGATGTTGTGCAAGGAAGGCTAATTGGTGGTTGTATCGACGTGCTAGAATTTGCGAAAGGCACTCAAATTTGGCCGGAAACGAAATATTGGGAGGATAGCATTCTTTTCTTTGAGACCTCGGAGGATAAACCGGAACCTGATCTTATAAAATATTGGTTGCGAAACTATGCTGCCCAGGGCATTTTGCAAATGACAAATGGAATTATCTTTGGCAAACCACAGGACGAAAAATATTATAAAGCTTATAAAGAGGCCATTCTGCAGGTTATGAAGGAAAGTAATTTGGAAGACTTACCTATTCTTTATAACATGAATTTTGGCCATACCGAGCCGAAATTCATCCTGCCGTACGGTGTGAAGGCAGAAATCAATTGTTGTAATAGAACCTTCTCAATATTAGAAAGTGGAGTTGAGTAA
- a CDS encoding GNAT family N-acetyltransferase — MDYIFNKMSQEQAENIASNWQYEGEYSFYDFAADEEDLAELLSPEERGDSYYIVKEGNDEIGFFYFEHGDVSVEIGLGMKPELTGKGMGLNFLEAGMNYAMTQYNPKEITLSVATFNERAIKVYKKAGFESVETYMQDTNGSRFEFLKMKYECAK; from the coding sequence ATGGATTATATTTTTAATAAAATGTCACAAGAGCAAGCAGAAAATATTGCGTCAAATTGGCAATATGAAGGAGAATATTCTTTTTATGATTTTGCGGCTGATGAGGAGGATTTGGCTGAATTATTGAGCCCCGAAGAACGTGGGGATAGCTATTACATAGTCAAAGAGGGTAATGATGAAATAGGGTTCTTTTATTTTGAACATGGAGACGTTTCCGTTGAAATTGGGTTGGGAATGAAACCTGAATTAACCGGAAAGGGTATGGGTCTGAATTTCCTTGAAGCTGGAATGAATTATGCTATGACACAATATAACCCTAAAGAAATAACGCTTTCCGTTGCTACTTTTAATGAGAGAGCTATAAAGGTCTATAAAAAAGCAGGATTTGAATCTGTGGAAACCTACATGCAGGATACAAATGGTAGTCGTTTTGAGTTTTTGAAGATGAAGTATGAATGCGCTAAGTAA
- a CDS encoding GOLPH3/VPS74 family protein — translation MFTIAEELLLLAMDDEKGTVVFSASDSLHYGLAGAILAELTILERIELNDNKVTVINEEKTGVTFLDRVLIEIKQSDKSKKVDNWINRISGEMGQMREDMIQLLVEKGVLKEEEKKVLWIFHQSTYPTDKEIPEQEIRNRVHASLFGDEKPNARTAILLSLIKSCNLVDEIFSKDERKEATKRLDRISKNNDYGKAVKTSIEEMQTAVIVACTTVVMVSTITTN, via the coding sequence ATGTTTACTATTGCTGAGGAATTATTATTGCTTGCTATGGACGATGAGAAGGGGACTGTTGTTTTCTCGGCTTCTGACTCCTTACATTATGGATTAGCAGGGGCTATTCTTGCGGAGCTGACAATTTTGGAGCGTATCGAACTTAATGATAATAAGGTTACTGTCATTAATGAAGAGAAAACGGGAGTAACGTTTCTTGATCGGGTATTAATCGAAATAAAACAATCTGATAAAAGTAAGAAGGTTGATAACTGGATTAATCGTATTAGTGGCGAAATGGGGCAAATGAGGGAAGACATGATACAGTTACTCGTGGAAAAGGGTGTATTAAAGGAAGAGGAAAAAAAGGTATTATGGATTTTTCATCAGAGCACTTATCCGACTGACAAAGAAATACCTGAACAGGAAATTCGAAACAGGGTTCATGCAAGTTTATTTGGAGACGAGAAGCCGAATGCAAGGACTGCCATTTTATTAAGTTTGATCAAATCATGTAATCTTGTCGATGAAATATTTTCAAAAGATGAAAGGAAAGAGGCAACAAAACGCTTGGATAGGATCAGTAAAAATAATGATTACGGTAAAGCTGTTAAAACTTCCATTGAAGAAATGCAAACAGCTGTAATCGTTGCGTGTACAACAGTTGTCATGGTTAGTACAATCACTACTAATTGA
- a CDS encoding RNA polymerase sigma factor yields MIEISQPTEKEIYEGYFEKVYKTAYYILRSQELAKDATHDTFIKAFKNLGKIKQQSKISAWITTIATRTAIDIYNKNKKQKTYEFKEENHVSNSDEFDYTKDELESYLDNIPPEHKQILILKYMEGLTEKEIAKRLSIKLGTVKSKIFRAKQKLYEQYQLGGENSVGE; encoded by the coding sequence GTGATTGAAATCAGTCAGCCAACTGAAAAAGAAATATATGAAGGCTATTTTGAAAAGGTGTATAAAACAGCTTATTATATCTTGAGAAGCCAAGAATTAGCAAAAGATGCTACCCACGATACATTTATAAAAGCGTTTAAAAACCTCGGGAAAATTAAACAGCAATCAAAAATTAGTGCTTGGATAACTACTATTGCTACACGCACAGCCATTGATATTTACAATAAAAATAAAAAACAAAAAACATATGAGTTTAAAGAAGAAAACCATGTTTCAAATTCAGATGAATTTGACTACACGAAAGATGAGCTAGAAAGTTATTTAGATAACATTCCACCTGAACACAAGCAGATACTGATTTTGAAATATATGGAAGGTTTAACGGAAAAAGAAATTGCAAAACGACTTTCTATTAAATTAGGAACCGTTAAATCAAAAATATTCCGTGCGAAACAAAAATTATATGAACAGTATCAATTAGGAGGTGAAAACAGTGTTGGAGAATAA
- a CDS encoding ATP-dependent DNA helicase, whose amino-acid sequence MTKLKTEGAKHLHLSARGLVEYVFRSGSIETGFRSTTPLVDGTKAHQKIQKTYGKNDQKEVYLQTKISYNDITFQIDGRCDGLLKNDDGPSIVIDEIKSTSGPLDLITEETYPVHWAQAFVYGYIYTTDNNLENITIQLTYVHLQSEQQKKFQRKMTRQELADFLMDMISQYTPYAKLRMELLEKRNASTKKLAFPFDNYREGQRKLAGAVFKTIQEKKTLFTKASTGIGKTISTIFPAVKAISEGHLERIFYLTAKTITRTAAEETFRILQEKGLQLTVVTITAKQKICFQKEVNCDKAECPFANGYYDRINGAVLDILQHESILTRSVIETYARKHTVCPFEFSLDLAYAADVVICDYNYIFDPRVSLQRLFDEQRKKTALLIDEAHNLVDRAREMYSATVNRADFLALYQEYKASKEVIAKSAKAVSDHLLAKKKQNQIPERELDGKLVRAVNAFAYDAEEELRHGGDADELLLNTYFAGQSFVKIADLYDKRFTSYVTVEGDDIALKLFCLDPSHQLKRMGKGFRSKIFFSATLTPAGYYMDLLGGQEEDYVLSIPSPFEREYAEVIIQPLSTRFRDRERTLDPMVAFITDLLAKREGNFLVFFSSYTYMKMVYERFAIAAPKVQTIVQHGQMSEIDREVFLEAFEEKDDRKERLVGFAVLGGIFSEGVDLKGNRLQGVIIVGVGLPQIGLERDIIKDYFQANGHHGYDYAYVYPGMNKVLQAGGRLIRTDTDRGTIALIDDRFLQPKYQTMLPYEWQHWVQSPR is encoded by the coding sequence ATGACTAAACTAAAAACAGAAGGCGCGAAACACCTCCATCTGTCTGCCAGGGGACTCGTGGAATATGTATTTCGAAGTGGCAGTATCGAAACTGGCTTTCGTTCGACAACACCACTGGTTGATGGTACCAAAGCACATCAAAAAATCCAGAAAACCTATGGGAAGAACGATCAGAAAGAAGTCTATTTGCAAACGAAGATTTCGTACAATGATATCACCTTTCAAATCGATGGGCGCTGTGATGGGCTGCTGAAAAATGATGACGGCCCTTCTATTGTTATTGATGAAATTAAATCGACATCCGGACCATTGGACCTGATCACAGAGGAAACGTATCCCGTGCACTGGGCCCAGGCCTTTGTGTACGGTTATATCTATACGACGGATAACAATCTGGAAAACATCACAATCCAACTAACATATGTACACCTTCAATCAGAACAGCAAAAGAAGTTCCAACGAAAAATGACACGCCAGGAATTGGCTGACTTCCTAATGGATATGATTTCCCAATATACTCCTTATGCCAAATTGCGAATGGAGCTTCTGGAAAAAAGGAATGCAAGTACAAAGAAGTTGGCATTTCCCTTTGACAATTACCGCGAGGGGCAGCGTAAACTTGCTGGTGCTGTATTTAAAACGATTCAAGAGAAAAAAACACTGTTTACCAAAGCGTCAACTGGTATCGGCAAAACCATTTCAACTATTTTCCCCGCTGTAAAAGCAATTAGTGAAGGGCATCTGGAACGAATTTTTTATTTGACTGCCAAGACAATCACTCGTACTGCAGCCGAAGAAACTTTCCGAATTCTGCAGGAAAAAGGCCTTCAGTTAACGGTTGTGACGATTACAGCCAAGCAAAAGATTTGTTTTCAGAAGGAAGTGAACTGTGATAAAGCAGAATGTCCATTTGCTAACGGCTATTATGACCGCATCAATGGGGCTGTTTTGGATATCTTGCAACACGAATCTATACTAACAAGGTCCGTGATTGAAACATATGCCCGCAAACACACGGTTTGTCCGTTTGAGTTTTCACTGGACCTAGCGTATGCGGCGGATGTCGTGATCTGTGATTATAATTATATTTTCGATCCAAGGGTTTCCCTGCAGCGCCTGTTTGACGAACAAAGGAAAAAGACAGCACTGCTAATAGATGAAGCACATAATCTGGTGGACCGTGCCAGGGAGATGTATTCAGCAACGGTGAACAGAGCGGACTTTCTTGCCTTGTATCAGGAATATAAAGCGAGTAAGGAGGTTATTGCCAAATCGGCCAAAGCTGTGAGCGATCACCTACTTGCTAAAAAGAAACAGAACCAAATACCAGAAAGAGAACTAGATGGAAAGCTGGTACGTGCGGTTAACGCATTTGCTTACGATGCGGAGGAAGAGTTGAGGCACGGTGGTGATGCTGATGAGTTGTTATTGAATACGTACTTCGCGGGACAGTCGTTTGTAAAAATTGCGGATTTGTATGATAAGCGATTTACGAGCTACGTGACAGTCGAGGGCGATGATATCGCGTTGAAATTGTTTTGCCTTGATCCATCCCATCAGCTCAAACGTATGGGTAAAGGCTTCCGCTCGAAAATATTCTTTTCGGCAACATTGACACCTGCAGGCTATTACATGGATTTACTTGGAGGACAGGAAGAGGACTATGTTCTATCTATCCCCTCCCCTTTTGAGCGGGAGTATGCCGAGGTGATCATCCAGCCACTATCGACAAGATTTCGTGACAGGGAACGCACGCTAGATCCGATGGTTGCCTTTATCACAGATTTGCTGGCAAAACGAGAGGGTAATTTTCTAGTATTTTTCTCGTCCTATACTTATATGAAAATGGTGTATGAGCGATTTGCCATTGCAGCGCCAAAAGTGCAGACCATTGTACAACATGGACAAATGTCTGAGATTGATAGAGAAGTGTTTCTAGAGGCATTTGAGGAAAAAGATGATCGAAAGGAGCGTCTTGTTGGTTTCGCTGTCCTTGGCGGTATTTTTTCCGAAGGTGTCGACCTAAAAGGAAACCGGTTGCAAGGCGTGATCATCGTTGGCGTGGGTTTACCACAAATCGGACTGGAACGTGATATTATCAAAGATTATTTCCAAGCAAACGGACACCATGGCTATGATTACGCATACGTCTATCCGGGCATGAACAAAGTGCTACAAGCTGGCGGCAGACTCATCCGCACCGATACAGACCGTGGCACCATCGCACTTATCGACGATCGCTTCCTTCAGCCGAAATATCAGACAATGTTACCTTATGAATGGCAGCACTGGGTGCAATCACCCCGCTGA
- a CDS encoding undecaprenyl-diphosphatase: MDLFEQQNVNLFRAINDLGKQYTYLNPVFEFIAEYMVYFLCLSVIMFWFSRGNNKNRIMIISAGIAFVLAEIIGKLAGLFHSNNQPFATLSNVNKLIEHSIDNSFPSDHTILFFAFCFSFWLFGKRFGFVWIILASLVAFSRIWVGVHYPADVIVGGGIGIIAAFITYLIVPRIDFIKQLLKVYEKGERYILSSGKRSRDH; the protein is encoded by the coding sequence ATGGACTTGTTTGAACAACAAAATGTTAATTTATTCCGAGCGATTAACGACTTAGGCAAGCAATATACATATTTAAATCCAGTGTTCGAATTTATTGCAGAATATATGGTGTATTTTCTATGTTTAAGTGTCATCATGTTTTGGTTTTCCAGGGGAAATAATAAGAATCGGATTATGATTATCAGCGCCGGAATAGCCTTTGTTCTGGCCGAAATTATAGGGAAGCTGGCAGGATTATTTCATTCAAATAATCAACCATTTGCTACACTTTCTAATGTTAATAAATTAATAGAACATTCTATCGATAACTCCTTTCCAAGTGACCATACTATTTTATTTTTTGCCTTCTGTTTTTCCTTCTGGTTATTTGGAAAAAGATTTGGATTTGTATGGATCATACTAGCTTCATTAGTAGCTTTTTCACGTATATGGGTAGGTGTTCATTATCCAGCTGATGTTATTGTAGGTGGGGGGATAGGTATTATAGCAGCATTTATCACCTACTTGATTGTACCAAGAATAGATTTTATTAAACAATTGTTGAAGGTTTACGAGAAAGGAGAAAGATACATATTATCTTCCGGAAAAAGATCTAGGGATCATTAA
- a CDS encoding GrpB family protein, whose protein sequence is MKVEVKEHNEKRERMFKEESRRIKVIFGDELIDIHHIGSTSVNGLKAKPIIDIMPVVKHIGKVDSLTEQMAKIGYESLGENGIKGRRYFRKGGDNRTHQIHVFQVDNKGDIDRHLAVRDYLRTHSEDAKQYGDLKENLAKQFPSDIDSYADGKDAFVKKLEKKAVHWYSRSVN, encoded by the coding sequence ATGAAGGTCGAGGTAAAGGAACATAATGAGAAACGGGAGCGAATGTTCAAAGAAGAATCCCGCCGTATTAAAGTTATTTTTGGTGATGAATTAATTGACATCCACCATATTGGCAGTACCTCTGTTAATGGGTTAAAAGCTAAACCCATTATTGATATTATGCCAGTAGTAAAACATATTGGAAAAGTCGATTCGCTTACAGAGCAAATGGCGAAAATTGGCTACGAATCATTGGGTGAAAATGGTATAAAGGGAAGAAGGTATTTCAGAAAAGGTGGGGATAATAGAACGCATCAAATACACGTCTTTCAGGTAGATAACAAGGGTGATATTGATCGTCATTTAGCAGTTAGAGACTATCTGCGAACACACTCCGAAGACGCCAAGCAGTATGGGGATTTAAAAGAAAACCTGGCTAAACAGTTCCCAAGTGACATTGATTCTTATGCGGACGGTAAAGATGCGTTTGTTAAAAAGTTGGAGAAAAAGGCAGTTCATTGGTATAGCAGGAGTGTGAACTAA
- a CDS encoding type 1 glutamine amidotransferase family protein — protein sequence MQAKKVYLYVFDSMSDWEYGYLIAELNSGRYFKRDLAPFKVITVGANKEIITTMGGLNIKPDISLKECTLESKDLLVLPGGNTWGEDIHQPILKKIGDALKFGTIVAAICGATEGLANFGYLDSRKHTSNDLKYLKMVCPNYKGEKFYEMRPAVSGENLVTASGVAPLEFTMEVLEKLDVFAPDTLHSWYNLNKTHKPEYFFQLMNSING from the coding sequence ATGCAGGCAAAAAAAGTTTATCTTTATGTATTTGATTCAATGTCAGACTGGGAATATGGATATTTAATTGCTGAACTAAACTCAGGAAGATATTTCAAAAGGGATTTAGCACCTTTCAAAGTAATTACAGTAGGCGCTAATAAAGAAATCATTACTACGATGGGAGGACTGAACATAAAACCAGATATTTCCCTGAAAGAGTGTACTCTTGAGAGTAAAGATCTTTTAGTTTTACCTGGAGGGAATACTTGGGGAGAAGATATCCATCAACCTATCTTGAAAAAAATAGGCGATGCTTTAAAGTTTGGGACTATTGTTGCTGCAATTTGTGGTGCAACTGAGGGACTAGCGAATTTTGGGTACCTAGATTCAAGAAAGCATACAAGCAATGATTTAAAGTATCTTAAAATGGTTTGTCCTAATTATAAAGGAGAAAAATTTTATGAAATGAGACCTGCAGTATCTGGTGAGAATTTGGTTACTGCATCAGGAGTAGCCCCTTTGGAATTTACGATGGAAGTACTGGAAAAATTAGATGTATTTGCACCAGATACATTGCATTCATGGTATAATCTAAATAAAACTCATAAACCTGAATACTTCTTTCAGTTAATGAATTCAATAAACGGATGA